One genomic window of Pelodiscus sinensis isolate JC-2024 chromosome 14, ASM4963464v1, whole genome shotgun sequence includes the following:
- the SELENOS gene encoding selenoprotein S isoform X2 has protein sequence MVAGEGPGEPVLEQGGIQALPQLVCSLLASYGWFLLFGCAALYLLLQKMGAPRRIRPSGTAPPLEPDVVVRQQEALAAARIRMQEELNAQAEKYKEKQRQLEEEKRRQKIAMWESMQEGKSYKEKRNQQEVESDASVSSTIPKSKPNKKPLRGADSCDSRA, from the exons ATGGTTGCGGGCGAGGGGCCCGGCGAGCCCGTGCTGGAGCAGGGGGGGATCCAGGCCCTGCCGCAGTTGG tgtgCTCGCTGCTGGCCAGCTACGGCTGGTTCCTGCTCTTCGGCTGCGCCGCCCTCTACCTGCTCCTTCAGAAGATGGGAGCCCCCAGGAGGATCCGGCCCAGCGGAACGGCGCCGCCGCTTG AACCTGATGTGGTGGTGAGACAGCAGgaagctctggcagcagctcgCATCAGGATGCAAGAGGAGTTGAATGCACAAGCtgaaaaatacaaagaaaagcAAAGACAG cttgaagaagagaagagaaggcaAAAGATAGCCATGTGGGAGAGCATGCAAGAAGGAAAAAGCTACAAAGAGAAACGGAACCAG CAAGAAGTAGAATCTGATGCTTCTGTCTCATCAACAATCCCTAAGTCTAAACCTAACAAAAAGCCTTTGCGAGGAGCTG
- the SELENOS gene encoding selenoprotein S isoform X1 yields the protein MVAGEGPGEPVLEQGGIQALPQLVCSLLASYGWFLLFGCAALYLLLQKMGAPRRIRPSGTAPPLEPDVVVRQQEALAAARIRMQEELNAQAEKYKEKQRQLEEEKRRQKIAMWESMQEGKSYKEKRNQQEVESDASVSSTIPKSKPNKKPLRGAGYNPLSGEGGGTCSWRPGRRGGPSSGG from the exons ATGGTTGCGGGCGAGGGGCCCGGCGAGCCCGTGCTGGAGCAGGGGGGGATCCAGGCCCTGCCGCAGTTGG tgtgCTCGCTGCTGGCCAGCTACGGCTGGTTCCTGCTCTTCGGCTGCGCCGCCCTCTACCTGCTCCTTCAGAAGATGGGAGCCCCCAGGAGGATCCGGCCCAGCGGAACGGCGCCGCCGCTTG AACCTGATGTGGTGGTGAGACAGCAGgaagctctggcagcagctcgCATCAGGATGCAAGAGGAGTTGAATGCACAAGCtgaaaaatacaaagaaaagcAAAGACAG cttgaagaagagaagagaaggcaAAAGATAGCCATGTGGGAGAGCATGCAAGAAGGAAAAAGCTACAAAGAGAAACGGAACCAG CAAGAAGTAGAATCTGATGCTTCTGTCTCATCAACAATCCCTAAGTCTAAACCTAACAAAAAGCCTTTGCGAGGAGCTG GTTATAATCCTTTGTCTGGAGAAGGTGGTGGTACCTGTTCTTGGAGACCAGGTCGCAGAGGAGGCCCATCCTCAGGTGGATGA